DNA from Oryzisolibacter sp. LB2S:
GCCAAGAGCGGCTCGGTCAAGACCGCCTTCGGCCGCTTCAAGGACTTCATCGTGGGGAACTTCTGACATGGCCCCCGCACTTCTCTGGCTGGCACGCGCAGGACCACGGCACCGCAAGCGGGGCCGATGGCGAAGTACGGCCCCGCCACCCTGCACGGTCGCCCGGCACCACAACAAGCATCAACTTTTGGCAATTGCAAATCAGAAAATCGTTACAGGAGCAGCACCATGACCATCGAAATGATCGAGTCCGAAGAGTTCAACCAGGGTACGCAGATCAAGGTGATCGGCGTGGGCGGCGGCGGCGGCAACGCCGTGCAGCACATGATTGCGCGCAGCGTGCAAGGCGTGGAGTTCATCAGCGCGAACACCGATTCCCAGGCCCTCACGCGCAGCTCGGCGCACCGCACCATCCAGCTCGGTAGCAACGGCCTGGGCGCGGGCAGCAAGCCCGACAAGGGCCGCGAGGCCGCCGAGCTGGCCGTGGACGACATCCGCGACGCCATCACCGGCGCGCACATGCTGTTCATCACCGCCGGCATGGGCGGCGGCACGGGTACGGGCGCCGCACCCGTGATCGCACGCGTGGCCAAGGAGATGGGCATTCTCACCGTGGGCGTGGTCACCAAGCCCTTCGACTGGGAGGGCGGCCGGCGCATGAAGAACGCCGACGAGGGCCTGGCCGAGCTCGAGGCCAATGTCGATTCGCTGATCGTGGTGCTCAACGAGAAGCTGCTCGACGTGCTGGGTGACGACATCACCCAGGACGAGGCCTTCGCACATGCCAACGACGTGCTCAAGAACGCCGTGGGCGGCATCGCCGAAATCATCAACGAGTACGGCCAGGTCAACGTCGACTTCGAGGACGTGCGCACCGTCATGGGCGAGCCCGGCAAGGCCATGATGGGCACGGCCACCGCCAGCGGTCCGGACCGCGCGCGCATCGCCGCCGAGCAGGCCATCGCCTGCCCGCTGCTCGAGGGCATAGACCTGTCGGGCGCCAAGGGCGTGCTGGTGCTGGTCACGGCGAGCAAGGGCAGCCTCAAGCTGTCCGAGTCGCGCCTGGCGATGAACACCATCAACGCCTACGCCTCGCCCGATGCGCATGTGATCTTCGGCGCCGCCTACGACGACAGCCTGGGCGACGAGATCCGCGTCACGGTGGTCGCCACCGGCCTGTCGCGCGCCAATGCCCGCCGCCAGAACATCCAGGTGGTGCAGGGCGGTCTGCGCACGGGCACGGACAACGTGGCCTACCAGATGCCCATGGGGGGCGCGGCACTGGGTGCCTCGGCCGGTCTGGTCGGCGGCGCTGCGGTCCAGGCCGAGTACGGCAACATGCAGGTGCCCAGCGTCTGGCGCACCAACCGCACGGCGGCCACCGCGCGTGTGGATGCGCTGTCCTCGGGCGGCATGGACGAGCTGGAAATTCCGGCCTTCCTGCGCAAGCAGGCGGATTGATTCGGAGCACCCCCCTGCGGCGCTGCGCGCCTTCCCCCCGCTCTCGCTGCGCGGGCAGGGGGACGCAGCCAGCGCGGCGGGGCTGCCCTTGCGCGGCTGCTGCTGGCTTGGGTCACGCCGGTTTCAAGGCTTGGCTCCTATCGCGGCCATAGCCTGTCGCGGCGGGCAGGCAGAGGCAGCGGCCGGTAAAATTGCAACCATGCTCCAGCAACGCACCATCAAGACCCTGACGCGCGCCGTGGGTGTGGGCCTGCACAGCGGTCAGCGTGTCGAGCTGACGCTGCGCCCCGCCCAGCCGGACACGGGCATCGTGTTCCGCCGCGTGGATCTGCCCGAGCCCGTGGACATCCCGATCTCCGCCGAATCGGTGGTCGACACTCGCATGGCCTCCACCATAGGCGCGGGTGGCGCCAAGGTGCATACGGTGGAGCATCTCATGTCGGCCTGCGCCGGTCTGGGACTGGACAACCTCTACATCGACATCACGGCCGAGGAGGTGCCCATCCTCGACGGCTCCTCGGCCTCCTTCGTCTTCCTGCTGCAGAGCGCGGGCGTGGAGCTGCAGAACGCGCCCAAGCGCTTCATCCGCGTCAAGCGTCGCGTGGAGGTGCGCGAGGGTGAGGGTCATGACCTCAAATGGGCCCGGCTCGATCCCTATCACGGCTTCAAGCTGCGCTTCGAGATCGACTTCGCCCACCCGGCCGTCGATTCCACGGGGCAGAGCGTGGAGTTCGATCTCGGCAGCGGCAACTACGCGCGCGACATCGCGCGCGCGCGCACCTTCGGCTTCACCAAGGACGTGGAGATGCTGCGCACCCATGGCCTGGCGCTCGGCGGCGGGCTGGACAACGCCATCGTCATGGACGACTACAAGGTGCTCAACGCCGATGGCCTGCGCTACGACGACGAGTTCGCCAAGCACAAGATCCTGGACGCCATGGGCGACCTCTACCTCGTGGGCAAGCCCCTGCTGGCCGCCTACAGCGCGTTTCGCAGCGGCCACGCCATGAACAACCAGCTCTTGCGCGCCCTGCTGGCCCAGCCCGACGCCTGGGAGGTCGTGAGCTTTGACAACGAACGCCAGGCGCCGACGGGCTTTGCCCAGCCGGCGCGTGCCTGGTAGTCGCCAGGGGCAGTCGCGCGCATGCTGATCTTTCGCTGGGTCGTGATGCTGCTGCTGCTCGCGGCGGCCGTGTGCTTTGCCTTCTATGCCGGCACCGGCCGGCCACGCTACAGGCGCTGGGGCTGGGTCATCCTCAAGTGGACGCTGATCGCCGCCGGCATGTTCTTCGTGGTCCTGATCCTGGAACGCTTGTAACAACTGGCCGGCACCGGTTTTTCGGGCTTGGACCTATACTCGCGCCTGCTCCGGGGTGCACGAGGAATCCGATTCCAGGCGTGCTGAGATGGTGGCCCAAGCCACCGGAACCGCGAACTTGATCTGGTTAGTACCAGCGTAAGAAGAGCTGCAGTGGGGAGGTTGCGCGTGCCGTGGCGTGGGTGCCGTGGTGCGTTTGTCAGCCGTCCCGCCGATTGCGGAGCATTCCATTCAGCACCTTTGAGGAATGCCCGCCATGAACGCCCCCGACAGCTTCGCCACCTTGCTCGCCCGCACGCGCGAGTCCTTCCCCGCCTCCACCAAGAGCTACATCACCGGCAGCCGCGCCGACCTGCGCGTGCCGGTGCGCGACATTCAACTCACCAACGGCGAGGTGGTGAGCGTCTACGACACCTCGGGCCCCTACACCGACCCGGCTGCCGTCATCGACGTGAAGAAGGGTCTGGCCAGCGTGCGCGGCGCCTGGATTGCCGAGCGCGGCGACACCGAGAGCTACGAGGGCCGCAAGCCCGTGGCGCTGGACGATGGCAGCAAGAGCGAGGACGCCGTGCGTCTGGCCCAACTGCGCCAGGAGGCCGCCGCCCTGCAGCGCCGCCCCCTGCGCGCCAAGGCGGGCGCCAACGTGACGCAGATGCACTACGCCAGGCGCGGCATCATCACCCCCGAGATGGAATACGTGGCGCTGCGCGAGAACGGCAAGCGTGAATGGATGGCGCAGTACATGCAGGACCAGGCCCGCGAAAAGCGCCTGGCCGGCAACCCCCTGGGCGCGATGATTCCCAAGATCATCACCCCCGAGTTCGTGCGTGACGAGGTGGCGCGCGGCCGCGCCATCATCCCGGCCAACATCAACCACCCCGAGGTCGAGCCCATGGCGATTGGGCGCAACTTCCTCGTGAAGATCAACGCCAACATCGGCAACTCCGCCGTCACGTCCAGCATCGAGGAGGAAGTGGAAAAGCTGGTCTGGGCCATCCGCTGGGGTGCGGACAACGTGATGGATCTCTCGACCGGCAAGAACATTCACACCACGCGCGACTGGATCGTGCGCAACAGCCCCGTGCCGATTGGCACCGTGCCCATCTACCAGGCGCTGGAGAAGGTGGGCGGCATCGCCGAGGACCTGACCTGGGAGATCTTCCGCGACACGCTGATCGAGCAGGCAGAGCAGGGCGTGGACTACTTCACCATCCACGCCGGCGTGCGCCTGGCCTACATCCACCTGACGGCCCAGCGGCGCACCGGCATCGTCTCGCGCGGCGGCTCCATCATGGCCAAGTGGTGCATGGCGCACCACAAGGAGAGCTTCCTCTACACGCATTTCGAGGACATCTGCGACATCATGAAGAGCTACGACGTGGCCTTCAGCCTGGGCGAC
Protein-coding regions in this window:
- the ftsZ gene encoding cell division protein FtsZ; translation: MTIEMIESEEFNQGTQIKVIGVGGGGGNAVQHMIARSVQGVEFISANTDSQALTRSSAHRTIQLGSNGLGAGSKPDKGREAAELAVDDIRDAITGAHMLFITAGMGGGTGTGAAPVIARVAKEMGILTVGVVTKPFDWEGGRRMKNADEGLAELEANVDSLIVVLNEKLLDVLGDDITQDEAFAHANDVLKNAVGGIAEIINEYGQVNVDFEDVRTVMGEPGKAMMGTATASGPDRARIAAEQAIACPLLEGIDLSGAKGVLVLVTASKGSLKLSESRLAMNTINAYASPDAHVIFGAAYDDSLGDEIRVTVVATGLSRANARRQNIQVVQGGLRTGTDNVAYQMPMGGAALGASAGLVGGAAVQAEYGNMQVPSVWRTNRTAATARVDALSSGGMDELEIPAFLRKQAD
- the lpxC gene encoding UDP-3-O-acyl-N-acetylglucosamine deacetylase, giving the protein MLQQRTIKTLTRAVGVGLHSGQRVELTLRPAQPDTGIVFRRVDLPEPVDIPISAESVVDTRMASTIGAGGAKVHTVEHLMSACAGLGLDNLYIDITAEEVPILDGSSASFVFLLQSAGVELQNAPKRFIRVKRRVEVREGEGHDLKWARLDPYHGFKLRFEIDFAHPAVDSTGQSVEFDLGSGNYARDIARARTFGFTKDVEMLRTHGLALGGGLDNAIVMDDYKVLNADGLRYDDEFAKHKILDAMGDLYLVGKPLLAAYSAFRSGHAMNNQLLRALLAQPDAWEVVSFDNERQAPTGFAQPARAW
- the thiC gene encoding phosphomethylpyrimidine synthase ThiC, with the translated sequence MNAPDSFATLLARTRESFPASTKSYITGSRADLRVPVRDIQLTNGEVVSVYDTSGPYTDPAAVIDVKKGLASVRGAWIAERGDTESYEGRKPVALDDGSKSEDAVRLAQLRQEAAALQRRPLRAKAGANVTQMHYARRGIITPEMEYVALRENGKREWMAQYMQDQAREKRLAGNPLGAMIPKIITPEFVRDEVARGRAIIPANINHPEVEPMAIGRNFLVKINANIGNSAVTSSIEEEVEKLVWAIRWGADNVMDLSTGKNIHTTRDWIVRNSPVPIGTVPIYQALEKVGGIAEDLTWEIFRDTLIEQAEQGVDYFTIHAGVRLAYIHLTAQRRTGIVSRGGSIMAKWCMAHHKESFLYTHFEDICDIMKSYDVAFSLGDGLRPGCASDANDEAQFAELHTLGELTQIAWKHDVQTMIEGPGHVPMHMIQANMTEQLKHCHEAPFYTLGPLTIDIAPGYDHIASAIGAAMIGWFGTAMLCYVTPKEHLGLPDRDDVKQGIIAYKIAAHAADVAKGHPGARARDDALSQARFDFRWQDQFNLGLDPETAQEYHDETLPKDSAKVAHFCSMCGPKFCSMKITQEVREFAQQGLQDKAAEFNRAGGELYVPIHPVRG